DNA from Corynebacterium aurimucosum ATCC 700975:
AGGATGTGCTCACGACCCTTTCCGAGCGCGAGGCCGGCGTGGTTCGCCTGCGCTTCGGCCTGACCGATGGCATGCCGCGCACTTTAGACGAAATTGGTCAAGTCTACGGTGTTACCCGCGAGCGTATTCGCCAGATCGAGTCTAAGACCATGTCTAAGCTGCGGCACCCATCGCGCTCCCAGGTGCTGCGCGACTACCTAGACTAAGCAAACTGGAGAAATTAAAGCGGCGAGGAGGTTTAACCCTCCTCGCCGCTTTTTCATTGCCCTATGCAGCCGACAGACCCATGGGCTTTCTAGCCTTCGATCCCCAGCTCAATGGCTGTGGCGATCCGATCGATAACGTCTTTATCGGAAACATCTCCGCTGATCGTCACCGAAGCGCCCTGGGATACCCCGAGAGACATCAGCATCATTGCGGAATCTGCCTCTGCCGACTCTCCGTGACAGGAGAGGGTGACATCCCCTGCTGCTTCCGCAGCCAACTCTGCAATCCTTGACGCCGGACGGGCATGCAGACCCGCCTCATCGGCCACAGTCACTGTCAGTGAGTACCCGCCAGCGTTTGTGTCTAGGTCATCCTCTTCTGCAGACGCCGTGGCTGAGGGCTGCTTCGGAAGGAAGACCTCGATGGCGCGTTCCGCGGCTTTGACCACGGCGGCAAGTCCATCGCCCTGTTGTGCGGCGGTGGCTGCTGCAATAGTAGCTTCGACCAAGGGGGCATCAACGAACTTCACCGTGTCTTCGTCGAGGAACTCGAGAACGGACTCAACGGTCATCGTGGCCGAGCCTAAATCGGTGAGGACGACCACGCTAAGGCCTTGGCCACGTGCGTGGCTGATAGCCCCTTCGACGAGGTCAAAGGAGGTTCCGATGCCGCCCTCCTCCACACCACCGGCAGGAAGGATGGTCACGTCGGGAGCCATCTGAGCAGCAAGCTCAGTCAGTCCTTCAACGAGCTTTGCCGAATGTGATACGAGAACGAGTCCAACGCGGGGCTGTGCCATATTCTATGCTTCCTCCTTGAGGGTTTCGGTGGCGTCGGCAGCCGCAGCGATGAAAAGAGCCGAGGATGTAGCACCCGGATCCTTGTGCCCAGCAGAACGCTCCCCTAGGTAGGAAGCGCGGCCCTTCGTGGCCACCATCGGGATAGTCGCCTCCGCGCCTGCTGCGGCGGCGTCGGCAGCTGCGCG
Protein-coding regions in this window:
- the dhaM gene encoding dihydroxyacetone kinase phosphoryl donor subunit DhaM; this translates as MAQPRVGLVLVSHSAKLVEGLTELAAQMAPDVTILPAGGVEEGGIGTSFDLVEGAISHARGQGLSVVVLTDLGSATMTVESVLEFLDEDTVKFVDAPLVEATIAAATAAQQGDGLAAVVKAAERAIEVFLPKQPSATASAEEDDLDTNAGGYSLTVTVADEAGLHARPASRIAELAAEAAGDVTLSCHGESAEADSAMMLMSLGVSQGASVTISGDVSDKDVIDRIATAIELGIEG